GCCCGTTCCATCCAGCCGGCCACCATTCGGGTGGCGGGCGGCCGCATTGCCAGCATCACCCCCACCGGCGCCACGGCTCCGGATGCGGCCCTCCCCTACGCCCTGCCCGGCTTTGTCGATGCCCACGTGCACGTGGAAAGCTCGCTGCTGGTGCCCACCGAGTTTGCCCGGCTGGCCGTGACGCACGGCACCGTGGCCACCGTGTCGGACCCCCACGAAATCGGCAACGTGCTGGGCGTGGCGGGCGTGGAGTACATGCTGGAAAACGCCCGCCACTCGCCGTTCAAGTTCTGCTTTGGCGCCCCGAGCTGCGTGCCGGCCACGCCCTTCGAAACGGCCGGGGCCGAAATCACGGCCGCCGACATTGCCACGCTGTTCGAAAACCCTAAAATTGGTTACTTGGCCGAGATGATGAACTGGCCCGGCGTGCTGCACCGCGACGCCGACGTGATGGCCAAAATTGAGCTGGCCCACGCCGCCGGCCGCCCCGTAGACGGCCACGCGCCCGGCCTCCGCGGCCAGGACGCAGCCCACTACGCCAGCGCCGGCATCAGCACCGACCACGAGTGCTTCACCGCGGCCGAGGCCCGCGACAAGCTGGCCGTGGGCATGAAAATTCTTATCCGCGAAGGCTCGGCGGCCCGCAACTTCGATGCCCTGATTGAGCTGATGCCCGAGCACTACGCCAACCTGATGTTCTGCTCCGACGACAAGCACCCCGATACGCTGGTGCTGGGCCACATCAACCAGCTGGTGCAGCGGGCCGTGGCCTTGGGCCACGACGTATTCCAGGTGCTACGTGTGGCCTGCGTAAACCCCGTGAATCACTACAACCTATCGGTGGGCCTGCTGAGCGAAGGCGACCCAGCCGACTTCATCACCGTTTCGGACCTGCAGCAGTTCAACGTGCTGCAAACCTACCTCAACGGCGTGCTGGTGGCCGAAAAAGGAACGTCGCTCCTGCCCCCAGCGCCGGTGGGCGTGGTCAATAACTTTCACGCCCAGCCCGTGCGGGCCGAAGACTTCCGGGTGCCGGTGCCCGGCCCGGGCCAGCCCAACTTGCGGGTTATTCAGTGCTTCGATGGCCAGCTCATCACAGCCCGGGTCGACATGCCAGCGCAGGTAGCAAACGGCCTGGTGGTGCCCGATATCGCCGGCGATGTCCTCAAGCTGGCCGTCATCAACCGCTACCAGCCGCAGGTGGCCCCGGCCGTGGCCTTCATCCGCGGCTTTGGGTTGAAGCACGGCGCCCTGGCCAGCAGCGTGGGCCACGACTCGCACAACATCACGGCGGTGGGCTGCAACGATGCCAGCCTGGCCCGCGCCGTAAACCTGGTGATTGCTGCCAAAGGCGGCCTGGCCGCCGTGGGCGCCGATGGGCAGGAAATTCTGGTGCCGTTGCCCGTGGCCGGCCTGATGTCGGACCAGGACGGGCGCGCCGTGGCCAGCGCCTACGCCGCCGTCGATGCCCTGGCCAAACAGTTAGGCTCTCCCCTGGGCGCCCCGTTTATGACGCTCTCGTTTATGGCGCTGCTGGTCATTCCCGACCTGAAGCTCAGCGACAAAGGCTTGTTTGACGGGCAGCAGTTCGCGTTTGTAGCCGCCGTGGAGTAGCCGCCCCAGCGCTGTTTCTGCTGCTCAAAAGCAATTTCCCGCACCAATTCTGCGTACTAGGGCCCGACCCGGGCCGGCACTGCCAGCGAAAAGCCAGGCAGGCCAGCTCAGAATTGCTTCCTTATATATGATTTACTCGTTTCCATTTCAGTTGCTGCATCAGCCATTCCAGAAATTGAGCTGGCGGGCTGCTCGCCCCGCCTTGTTGCTGCTGTTGGTGGCTGGCCTCGCCCAGCCGGCCCTGGCCCAGAAGTACCGCACGGCCGCGGGCTTCCGCAGCGGCGGCAGTAGCTACGGCATCACCATTCAGCAGCTGGTGCTGCCTAGCACTACGCTGGAAGGCCTGGGCATGCTGGCGCCCCGCGAACGCAGCGCCACCGTGCTGGCCGAGCGCCACTTCGGCATTCTGGGGCCCAGCCTCAACTACTACTTAGGCGCGGGCGGCCACTACGGCACCAACAAGGACGACGGTAACTTCTGGGGCTTCGATGGCATCATCGGGGCCGAGTACAAAATTGCGTTCGTGCCCGTGGTGCTATCCATCGATTTCAAGCCCACCGTCGAATTCCACTCCAGCGACTGGAACCGGTTTCCGACTGGCTTTTCGGTGCGCTACATCATCCTTAAGCAGAAAAACGAAGGCCTTTTCCACGGGGTGTTCGATAAGATTAAGGGAAAATTCAAAGGCCCCGACTCGGAGTGAGTCAGGGCCTTTGAATTTGTTGGGCTATATACTTGAGCTGAATACAGGCGGCCAAGCAGCAGTTATTGTACTGGCAAACCTTGCGTATTGGCCAGAGCTACTGAAAGCGCTTTTCCAGCAGCTTGCGCATCTTTTCTTCGGTGAGCGGCTTGGTCAGGTACTCCACGTTGGGGTACTTAGCCACGCGGGCCGTATCGGCGCCGTGCATGGAGGTGGTGAGCACGGCCATCACCGTTTTGTCCTGCACGGGCTGGGGCAGGGCGTTGTACAGCTCGAGGAATTCGAAGCCGGAAATGCCGGGCATTTTCAGGTCCACAAACACCAGGTCGGGCGCGGGGCCGCGGCTGCCGTTGTCGGCGTCGCCCCAGAGCTGCTCAAACGCCTCATCGGCGCGCGAAAACGTGCTCACGTGGTCGGCAACGGCCAAACGACCCAACAGGCGATTGTTGAGGAAGCTAGTGGTTTCGTTGTCGTCTACCAGTACAATATGATTCAAATTCGCAGACATGTATAATGTTTGATTTCTAGCTTCCACGAAGATACCAGCCCCAGCGCATTCCGGCAATAGCCCAGATTGATTACAACCAGCCCTGGGCGCGCATCCAGTCGTCGTTGTATATTTTGCCGAGGTAGCGGGTGCCGTGGTCGGGCAGGATAATCACCATGGTGTCGTCCTCGGTGAGGTGCTCGCGGGCATATTCCAGGGCGCCGTACACGGCCGAGCCGCACGACCAGCCCACAAACAGGCCTTCTTCCTTGGCCAGGCGGCGCGTCATCACGGCCGCGTCCTGGTCGGTTACTTTGATGAACAAGTCAATCAGGTCGAAGTCCACGTTCTTGGGCAGAATGTCTTCGCCGATGCCTTCGGTTTTGTAAGGGTAGATTTCGTTTTCGTCGAAAACGCCCGTTTCCTTGTATTTCTTAAATACCGAGCCGTAGGTGTCGAGGCCGATGGAAACCACGCCGGGGTTCTGCTCCTTCAGGTACTTGGCCGTGCCGCAGATGGTGCCGCCAGTGCCCACTCCGCACGCGAAATGCGTGATTTTGCCCTCGGTTTGGGCCCACAGCTCGGGGCCAGTGCCCTCGTAGTGGGCGGCGGTGTTCGAGAGGTTGTCGTACTGGTTGGGATAGAAGGAATTGGGCGTTTCCTGGTTGAGGCGGCGAGCTACCGAGTAGTAGCTGCGCGGGTCGTCGGGGGCCACGTCGACGGGGCACACCACCACCTCGGCGCCCACGGCGCGCAGGATGTCCTGCTTTTCCTTGCTCTGCTTGTCGCTCATCACAAACACCGTTTTGTAGCCTTTGGCGATGGCGGCCAGGGCCAGGCCCATGCCGGTATTGCCGCTGGTGCCCTCGATGATGGTGCCGCCCGGCTTCAGGAGACCGGCTTTCTCGGCGTCCTCAATCATGCGGATGGCCATGCGGTCCTTCACCGAATTGCCGGGGTTGAAATACTCTACCTTGGCCAGGACGGTGCCTTTGATGCCGTCGGTGACCTTGTTGAGCTTGACGAGGGGCGTGTGGCCAACGGCCTCGATAACGTGGTTGAAATACATTGAAAAAGGTTGGGTGGGGGAGTTTTCGGGTGAAGGCACAAAGGTAGGAATTTCGACGGCGGGGCGGGGTGCCGCCCGTCGTCCAGCGCGCAGCGAAGCCATTTACCGCTCTTGCGCCAACTGAATTGCACTCAACTGTTCTACTGCGTTAAGGTCCTCTGCTGCGCTCAAGACGCCAAGTGGTTGGTTATTGAACAAAGCACCTTGCCGCGCCCCCAAAAAGCCCTACTTTTGCAGCGCTGTTGCCCAAGCGGGCCACCGGCCTCTCCTCCATTAATTTTCCCAAAATCACCTACGAATGAGCGTTCTGGTCAATAAAGATTCCAAGGTTATCGTGCAGGGCTTCACTGGCTCCGAAGGCTCGTTCCACGCCCAGCAGATGATGGACTACGGCACCAACGTGGTGGGCGGCGTAACGCCTGGCAAAGGCGGCACCGAGCACCTGGGCCGTCCCGTGTTCAACACCGTGGCCGAAGCCGTGGAAAAAGCCGGCGCTGACACCAGCATCATTTTCGTGCCCCCGGCTTTCGCCGCCGACGCCATCATGGAAGCGGCCGATGCCGGCATCCGCGTCATCATCACCATCACCGAAGGCATCCCCACTAAGGACATGATTGCCGTGAAGCACTACCTGAAAGACCGGCAGGGCATCACGATGGTGGGGCCAAACTGCCCTGGCGTAATGACCGCCGGCGAGTGCAAAGTGGGCATCATGCCCGGCTTCATCTTCCAGAAAGGTAAAATCGGCATCGTCAGCAAGTCGGGCACCCTCACCTACGAGGCCGTCGACCAGCTCACCAAAGCCGGCCTGGGCCAGACCACGGCCATCGGCATCGGCGGCGACCCCATCATCGGGACCACCACCAAGCAGGCCATTGAGATGCTGATGAATGACCCCGAAACCGAGGGCATCGTTATGATTGGCGAAATCGGCGGCGGCATGGAAGCCGAAGCCGCCCGCTGGATTAAGGATACCGGCAATATGAAGCCCGTAGTAGGCTTCATCGCCGGCCAGACCGCGCCTCCCGGCCGCCGCATGGGCCACGCCGGCGCCATCGTGGGCGGTGCCGACGACACGGCTGCCGCCAAAATGGCCATCATGCGCGAGTGCGGCATCCACGTGGTGGATTCGCCCGCTGAGATTGGCGAAACCATGCTGCGCGTACTGAGCGGCCAAGAGGCTGAAGTGGTCGCGTAGTTAGCTCAATTGCTTTATCGAACATAAAAAGCCCCGGCCAGCGCCGGGGCTTTTTTTATTTAGCTCAATTTTGAGTTGGGCGCCTTCAGTGGTATTTACAAAAGTCGATATAGAGACGCGACACTTGGCTACGCCGACCTGCGGTTCGCGTCTCGGCGTTGAACGACACTGCACAACTTATCACAACATCAGCAACAAGGAGACGCGAAGTGTCGCGTCTCTACACGTTCAATGGGGATGCTTTCAACTTATATCGGGCTAGTTATCCCCCGAGCTGTCGCCGCCCAGGTTCACCACAATGCCCACTTGAAACACCGAGTTGGCAGCCTTGAGGTACTTGTTGCTACGGAAGCCGAAAATCTGGCCGCTGATTAGCTGCAACTGCACGGGGCCGCCGAGTTCCACGCGAGTGAAGGTGATGGGCTCAAAAAACAGGTTGTTTTCGCCCGGAGCCAGCTGGTCGTTGATGTGGAAGTTGTTGAGCTGCATGTAGCTCATGCGCAGCGCCGCGCCATACGTCAGCGGGAAGTCGTGCTTGAACAGGCGCAGGTTGTCGTTCTTTTTGCGGGCGTAGTTCACCTGGGCAAATACCTTGGAGAGGCTGCCGTTCAGCTTTTTGGTGGTCACTTGGTCGTTGTCGCGCTCGATGCGCTCGGTGCTGCCGCCGCCGCCGCCCACGTACACTTCCAGCACGCGCTTATCGGGCAAGCGCGTGAAGTAGCCCAGGCTGACTTCGCCAAAATCAATGTTCTCGGTTTTAGCCGACTTGTTGCGGTGCAGCGACGAAAATGTGCCGGCCACGCCCAGGTGGTTGGTGAGGGCGTAGGCGCCCTGCATGGCGTAGTTATTGTGCTGGTTGGTGCTCACCGCGCCGTAGAACTCGCCTTCGTGCGTGAGCAGCGGCGCATGCGGCGGCGGCGGAAAGTAGAGCGAAGCACATCCTGTGAGGCCCGAAAGGACAGGTAATAGGGTAAGGCGCAGCAGGTGCTTCATAGAATAGGGTTAGATATAAGAATAGGCAAACCAACGCCTGATACCGCAATTTCGTGTTTAAACCGGACATTACCGCTCATTTTGGTAGTGGGCTAGCCACGCAGGCAAGCCGAACCGTATGAAGGCAAGGAGATTCACCTACCGCCGTGCTCATGTCCGCTACTGCTTTCGACGCCATTATCATTGGTTCTGGCCAAGCTGGCAACCCACTGGCCACGGCCCTGGCCGATGCCGGCCGCCGCGTGGTGCTCATCGAAGAAAACCACCTGGGCGGCTCCTGCATCAACTACGGCTGTGCGCCTACCAAAACACTCATTTCCACCGCCGAGCGCCTACACCAGCTCCGCACCGCCGCCACCGTAGCTGCCCCAGAAGTGCCCAACGCCGCCAGCCTTCGGGTGGACATGGCCGCGGCGGTGGCCCGCAAAGATGTGGTGGTGCGCGCCATGCGTAACGGCACCCGCACCAACCTGACCAAGGAGCACGACCACATCACCGTGCTCGGTGGCCACGCCGCCTTCACCGGGCCGCGCACCCTGCACGTGGCCCTGGCCGATGGCACGACCCAGGACCTCACCGCCCCGCTCGTCTTCATCAATACCGGCACGCGCCCTGCCGTTCCTAATGTGGCGGGACTGGCCGAGGCCAGCTACCTCACCACTACCGAGCTGCTCGACCTCCAGGAACTGCCCGAGCACCTGCTCATTCTGGGCGGGGGCTACATTGGGATGGAATTCAGCCAGATGTTTCGCCGCTTCGGGAGCCGGGTTACCGTAGTGGAAGCGGGAATGCAGCTGCTTGAGCACGAAGACGACGACGCCTGCCGCGGCCTGCAGGAAGCCTTGAGCCAGGAAGGAATCGA
This region of Hymenobacter sedentarius genomic DNA includes:
- the ade gene encoding adenine deaminase; translated protein: MIPADFSLTANVVDIFARSIQPATIRVAGGRIASITPTGATAPDAALPYALPGFVDAHVHVESSLLVPTEFARLAVTHGTVATVSDPHEIGNVLGVAGVEYMLENARHSPFKFCFGAPSCVPATPFETAGAEITAADIATLFENPKIGYLAEMMNWPGVLHRDADVMAKIELAHAAGRPVDGHAPGLRGQDAAHYASAGISTDHECFTAAEARDKLAVGMKILIREGSAARNFDALIELMPEHYANLMFCSDDKHPDTLVLGHINQLVQRAVALGHDVFQVLRVACVNPVNHYNLSVGLLSEGDPADFITVSDLQQFNVLQTYLNGVLVAEKGTSLLPPAPVGVVNNFHAQPVRAEDFRVPVPGPGQPNLRVIQCFDGQLITARVDMPAQVANGLVVPDIAGDVLKLAVINRYQPQVAPAVAFIRGFGLKHGALASSVGHDSHNITAVGCNDASLARAVNLVIAAKGGLAAVGADGQEILVPLPVAGLMSDQDGRAVASAYAAVDALAKQLGSPLGAPFMTLSFMALLVIPDLKLSDKGLFDGQQFAFVAAVE
- a CDS encoding response regulator, yielding MSANLNHIVLVDDNETTSFLNNRLLGRLAVADHVSTFSRADEAFEQLWGDADNGSRGPAPDLVFVDLKMPGISGFEFLELYNALPQPVQDKTVMAVLTTSMHGADTARVAKYPNVEYLTKPLTEEKMRKLLEKRFQ
- the sucD gene encoding succinate--CoA ligase subunit alpha, giving the protein MSVLVNKDSKVIVQGFTGSEGSFHAQQMMDYGTNVVGGVTPGKGGTEHLGRPVFNTVAEAVEKAGADTSIIFVPPAFAADAIMEAADAGIRVIITITEGIPTKDMIAVKHYLKDRQGITMVGPNCPGVMTAGECKVGIMPGFIFQKGKIGIVSKSGTLTYEAVDQLTKAGLGQTTAIGIGGDPIIGTTTKQAIEMLMNDPETEGIVMIGEIGGGMEAEAARWIKDTGNMKPVVGFIAGQTAPPGRRMGHAGAIVGGADDTAAAKMAIMRECGIHVVDSPAEIGETMLRVLSGQEAEVVA
- a CDS encoding mercuric reductase translates to MSATAFDAIIIGSGQAGNPLATALADAGRRVVLIEENHLGGSCINYGCAPTKTLISTAERLHQLRTAATVAAPEVPNAASLRVDMAAAVARKDVVVRAMRNGTRTNLTKEHDHITVLGGHAAFTGPRTLHVALADGTTQDLTAPLVFINTGTRPAVPNVAGLAEASYLTTTELLDLQELPEHLLILGGGYIGMEFSQMFRRFGSRVTVVEAGMQLLEHEDDDACRGLQEALSQEGIEFVMGAHAHRVSRGADGQLTLSAHTSQGERRLRGTHLLVATGRQPNSDKLGLGYAGIKTDEQGYILVNNNLQTNVRGVYALGDIHPGSQFTHLAYDDYRIVRDALLHGRKRSARQRPLPYVVFTDPPMARIGLSEGQAQEQNVPYRVATMPVRTIGRAQHTSESRGFWKVLVGNDDRLLGATLLGPEAGEIMAILEVAMAGRLKYQQLQDMIFAHPTWAEGLNNVFRDLKRGGR